A single Mercenaria mercenaria strain notata chromosome 9, MADL_Memer_1, whole genome shotgun sequence DNA region contains:
- the LOC128559610 gene encoding uncharacterized protein LOC128559610 codes for MAAIFDSIIQYIFGTSQECFAEDLNSMEEICVALFQDVTTEPGYCIVNILRVPDEYAVKGQQIVLSEDIADRDTLSLASFEGENQNTNEFKKETDNTISEKKTDNMSVKMKSVGAIVCDGVRGTVFRVGSKYVMTALHVVLSITNPAKRQNIPDNDWTKLEDPNVWIMFAPSATDLQSPPFHIKRDVIFLNKELDIAILELKPGKKLPGKLNLSKDMGITEHVDLIGFGHPIDAGKCWDPNCRIVPVTCDLIQSLQWQHSQFVEKCSLRTILQLHGLNPNMLEMNKCYAELQNSDRFACHIVMEHGASGAPAIADNEVVGVLVKGVPLYYYALKNRIPTAQYVQHFPSHLRFELCTRADRMYEVIRCENPMLTADLFN; via the exons ATGGCAGCAATTTTCGATAGTATTATCCAATATATTTTTGGGACTAGTCAAGAGTGTTTCGCTGAAGACCTAAATTCTATGGAGGAGATATGTGTTGCACTGTTCCAAGATGTGACCACAGAGCCTGGTTATTGTATAGTAAACATCCTGAGAGTTCCAGATGAATATGCTGTAAAAGGTCAACAAATAGTCCTATCTGAGGACATTGCTGACAGAGACACTCTTTCATTAGCATCTTTTGAAGGAGAAAACCAAAATACAAATGAATTCAAAAAAGAAACTGACAAcactatttctgaaaaaaagacaGATAATATGTCTGTAAAGATGAAGTCTGTTGGTGCAATAGTATGCGATGGTGTAAGAGGGACAGTGTTCCGAGTTGGCAGCAAGTACGTGATGACAGCCTTGCATGTAGTACTAAGCATCACAA ACCCAGCAAAGCGGCAGAACATTCCGGACAATGACTGGACAAAACTTGAAGACCCAAATGTGTGGATTATGTTTGCCCCATCAGCAACAGATCTCCAGAGCCCTCCCTTTCATATTAAGCGGGATGTGATATTCTTGAACAAAGAATTAGATATCGCTATACTTGAACTAAAACCTGGAAAAAAATTACCAGGGAAGCTTAATCTAAGTAAAGATATGGGCATAACTGAACATGTGGATTTGATTGGATTTGGACATCCTATTGATGCCGGGAAATGCTGGGATCCAAACTGCAGAATAGTTCCAGTAACTTGTGATCTCATTCAAAGCCTTCAGTGGCAGCACTCACAGTTTGTGGAGAAGTGTTCTTTGAGAACAATCTTACAACTACATGGTCTTAATCCAAATATGCTAGAAATGAACAAATGCTATGCTGAACTGCAGAACAGTGACAGATTTGCCTGCCATATTGTAATGGAACATGGGGCATCTGGAGCACCTGCTATTGCAGACAATGAAGTTGTGGGAGTGCTTGTCAAAGGTGTACCGCTCTATTACTATGCACTGAAAAACAGAATACCTACAGCACAATATGTACAACATTTCCCAAGCCATTTAAGATTTGAATTGTGCACTAGAGCAGACAGGATGTACGAGGTTATAAGATGTGAAAATCCCATGCTAACAGCagatttatttaactga
- the LOC123547583 gene encoding uncharacterized protein LOC123547583, whose amino-acid sequence MSDNSFNHTLSLTLSNVLSHIGINEKAVSKCRRVSMLRDSMSSTTQKMLNQTKLKIYDIGSISEGTTTLGLHSDTDVVLCNEDLNIINDLNDWKPGKHNLLIVQDDTTAPGYCKLQLFRDNYFLPVSLDLEMKHTTIGKHWRLQELTHSVTSTYNHGPAYLEQALIHFSQPVHIHSCRPESDVILAFRCNSLPAAAQSWLKRQGIGSWPSSDLRQSATNSGCFLVPVGMPEEGMEWRISTSLFERHLMSKLNITQIKCYVLMKMIVKTFITPFHQGSISIYHIKTVLFHCIQMTNEKNWKENNLVTCLEKTLWLLYYFFSNKNCPHFIIYGQNLLRRYLDENSTHYDQLLDTISNIIESKGTALLSIQIDDLGMRLQIRLSSNLSIPSTQNYLPMVLDYQLAESITWYYKQVLETVLYSSSLTVIHQIKKCMHDLVSIYREGNKIEKEACTYLAPLFSSMVGSAIASEDIETNNIISQEAYTWLSVGKNSDVSSGRLKLASALYCAGDLTGSESLLRETLREYSCNNAQPVCSCTTRMLRYNYKSTDSIKESTAYCILFLRCEENCVPQELRYEMFRSSQDDMLPRYKHHYWMDCAAVDSLPYLYFLQYKVYKQLGRDVEKKRALTTLADITDTEPNLGHKETALNLLGQCMEQENRLDDALCYYMLSLQVRERNNAVNIHICRLLAKIQIQRTYDVNSLNTSCGREEQRHNLSNLTATSSEGQPDVQSACGHQSSNLFKKGFENTLNERLVDDMSVKMKSVGAIVYEGVRGTVFRVGSKYIMTALHVVTGITNPRKRQDIPENDWSKLEEPTVWVTFAAQHWDLQSPPFYLKRDVIFMDKRLDVAVVELKPGNVLPQKLKLSKEIGQIEHVNLIGFGHPTDPRKQLDPKCEVVTMTDQLFRRIQTESENILQRYSLRTVLPLHGLDPNLLTGSYNDLFEREKFVCHAAMEHGASGAPAIAENEVVGLFVKGLPKFYYELKSRASTAQYVQHFPNHLKFELCSKTEYIYRILRHTNPMLAENLFD is encoded by the exons ATGTCAGACAATAGTTTTAATCACACATTATCTCTTACACTGTCTAATGTTCTAAGCCATATTGGTATAAATGAGAAGGCAGTATCAAAATGCAGGAGAGTCTCGATGTTGAGGGACTCCATGTCCTCTACTACACAGAAAATGCTGAACCAAACAAAGTTGAAAATTTATGATATTGGTAGTATATCAGAAGGAACAACAACCTTAGGACTTCATTCAGATACAGATGTTGTTCTATGCAATGAAGATCTTAACATCATAAATGACTTGAATGATTGGAAACCTGGGAAGCATAATCTCTTGATAGTTCAGGATGACACCACAGCACCTGGTTATTGTAAACTACAGCTCTTCAGGGACAATTATTTTCTCCCTGTTAGCTTAGATTTAGAAATGAAACATACTACCATAGGTAAACATTGGAGATTGCAAGAACTGACACACAGTGTTACATCAACATATAACCATGGACCTGCATACCTTGAACAGGCATTGATCCATTTTTCACAGCCAGTTCACATACATTCCTGTAGACCTGAATCAGACGTTATACTAGCATTTCGCTGTAATTCACTACCAGCTGCAGCACAATCCTGGCTAAAGAGGCAAGGAATAGGAAGCTGGCCTTCATCAGATTTAAGACAATCTGCTACCAATTCTGGATGTTTCTTAGTTCCAGTGGGAATGCCTGAAGAAGGAATGGAATGGAGAATATCAACAAGTTTGTTTGAAAGACATTTGATGTCCAAATTAAACATCACACAGATAAAATGTTACGTACTGATGAAAATGattgttaaaacatttataaCTCCTTTTCATCAAGGCTCAATTTCAATTTATCATATTAAAACAGTATTATTCCACTGCATTCAAATGACAAATGAAAAGAATTGGAAGGAAAACAATTTGGTCACCTGTCTTGAAAAAACCCTCTGgctgttatattattttttctcaaataaaaacTGCCCACATTTTATCATATATGGACAAAATCTATTGAGAAGATACCTTGATGAAAATTCAACGCACTATGACCAGCTTCTTGACACTATCAGTAATATAATAGAAAGCAAAGGCACAGCATTATTGTCCATTCAAATTGATGACCTAGGCATGCGGCTTCAAATAAGATTAAGCAGTAACTTATCAATACCATCTACACAAAACTACTTACCAATGGTCTTAGATTATCAGCTAGCTGAAAGTATTACTTGGTATTACAAACAAGTTCTAGAAACAGTATTGTATAGTAGTTCATTGACAGTCATACACCAGATAAAGAAATGCATGCATGATTTGGTCAGTATCTACAGAGaaggaaataaaattgaaaaggaAGCATGCACATACCTTGCACCTCTGTTCAGTTCTATGGTAGGATCTGCAATAGCATCAGaagatattgaaacaaataacattatatcacAAGAAGCATACACCTGGTTGTCAGTTGGTAAAAACTCGGATGTATCATCTGGAAGGCTCAAACTTGCATCAGCTTTGTATTGTGCTGGGGACTTGACTGGTTCAGAAAGCCTTCTGAGAGAGACTTTGCGCGAGTATAGTTGTAATAATGCACAGCCAGTTTGTAGCTGTACAACAAGGATGTTAAGGTACAACTACAAAAGTACAGACTCTATTAAAGAGAGCACAGCATATTGCATCCTATTCTTGCGATGTGAGGAGAACTGCGTTCCACAAGAGTTGAGGTATGAAATGTTTAGATCATCACAAGATGATATGCTTCCCAGATACAAACACCACTACTGGATGGACTGTGCTGCAGTTGATTCCCTTCCATACCTGTACTTCCTACAGTACAAGGtctataaacagcttggaagagATGTGGAGAAGAAAAGGGCACTTACAACCCTTGCTGACATCACAGACACAGAACCAAACTTGGGTCACAAAGAAACAGCACTGAATTTACTAGGGCAGTGCATGGAACAAGAGAACAGACTTGATGATGCATTATGCTACTACATGCTCTCACTACAAGTACGTGAGAGAAACAATGCTGTAAACATACACATATGCCGGCTGCTTGCAAAAATACAGATTCAAAGAACCTACGATGTCAATTCATTAAACACATCATGTGGAAGAGAAGAACAGCGGCACAATTTATCAAACTTAACAG CAACTTCTTCTGAAGGACAGCCAGATGTACAAAGTGCTTGTGGGCATCAGAGTTCAAATCTTTTCAAAAAGGGTTTTGAAAACACTCTTAATGAAAGACTGGTAGATGATATGTCTGTAAAGATGAAGTCAGTTGGAGCAATAGTTTATGAAGGTGTAAGAGGGACCGTGTTCAGGGTTGGCAGCAAATACATCATGACTGCCTTGCATGTAGTCACTGGGATTACAA ATCCAAGAAAACGTCAGGATATTCCAGAGAATGACTGGTCAAAACTTGAAGAACCAACTGTGTGGGTTACTTTTGCTGCACAACATTGGGACCTACAGAGCCCTCCATTTTACCTTAAACGAGATGTAATATTCATGGACAAAAGGTTAGATGTTGCTGTAGTTGAACTTAAACCCGGAAATGTTTTACCCCAGAAGCTTAAACTTAGCAAGGAAATCGGGCAAATTGAACATGTGAACCTGATCGGATTTGGTCATCCAACTGATCCTAGGAAACAATTAGATCCAAAGTGTGAAGTTGTTACAATGACAGATCAGTTGTTCAGACGAATCCAGACAGAGAGTGAGAACATTTTACAGAGGTATTCTTTGAGAACTGTTCTACCACTGCATGGTCTTGATCCAAATCTACTGACTGGAAGCTACAATGATTTATTTGAGAGGGAAAAATTTGTCTGCCATGCTGCAATGGAACATGGTGCATCCGGAGCACCTGCAATAGCAGAAAATGAAGTTGTTGGACTCTTTGTCAAAGGATTACCAAAGTTTTACTATGAGCTTAAAAGCAGAGCATCTACAGCACAATATGTACAACACTTTCCAAACCACCTAAAATTTGAATTGTGTAGCAAGACAGAATACATCTACAGAATTTTGAGACATACAAACCCTATGCTAGCAGAAAATCTGTTTGACTGA